atagattagattagatttatttatttcacaacatATGATTACAGTACAAATTACATTAATGTCAATTTATAAGAATCTATATTGTGATCGtcagaaataaatttaaataatagcatgataatccaaataaattaatttcattaataatacataatatgaaaaatttcACCTGAGAAGGATCgtcaaataataacaataataaacaaagacaatgtCAAGAATAGGTATGCGAATATAAATTATACAGttatgtcaaaaaattcacTTATTGAATATAATGGGTTGTCCAGTAAAAAGTTTCTCAATCGACGCTTGAATGTTGTATCGGATGTTTCCGTCCTTATTTCTGCAGGTAATCGCTCATAATAAGTCGGACCGATAACACGCGGGTTTTTTGCTGCAAGCGCCATGCGACGTGGAACTAGGAACttataggatctcccttttttcccaaggacccgatatccataaatcggtgagaaaaagctttgagtatcaaaaactaaggcaaatgataAAGACCGTTAttataggctgcattttaaggaagataaatattttggaaagagtaaatacacaggtaagctaagttttaatgAAGTAGTACATAATGGCTTGGCCATACATGCTGTACTCCATACGCATCAccactttgtgtacctatctgatgtgTCGTAcggcgggcgtatatgaaacgccttcttgtacatccaggtgatccaggtatacctACACCAAAGCTTTGTTTTcgatcgaacacttgtaatataagaggaaaaactgcacggcgtgagccttcgaaaatttgaataaacggtaaaatacacaagataacctcaaatATATTTAGTGTTTATCTTTGTATctaatcagccttttttccaccaactgtagcattgctccttcgaagctcggtttgcagttcccgtacagtcataaatgaatacattttactttaataATCGCGAGTATAACTGAAAAATTCGCACTTGCCACTTGACAACAAAACGTAAAGAAAGCCGGGAGCAGTGGCGACATCTGTCCTAACCTTTCAGTGTGCCTCCTAATTGGCTATTGAACTTATTGATACGAAGAAAGAACAGTAATTTCAAAATCCTGTTGTCGCTACTGACATGCTGTTGTGCGCGTGACCTCAACTCTGGTGCCGACAACTGAACTAACATACTGATACGTCTGCGTTGTATTTATTCACTAGTTATTATAGtactaatgcaaataataatattaataatgtagaTCTAATAATCAATATTTCTGACAAATACctattttagaattttatttaatgtaGTTAGAACATATTTCTAATTGTGTACTTTTTGGTGTCCTCTTAACGGAGAAGCAATATGGGTTTTACCAATGGTTTTCTAATTGTATACTAAAACATAATTTTAgaatttatttgaaaataattgtTATTAATTTAGAATTACTTCTTAAGTTGTTTTATTGCAagtgcaataatattggaatagTTTATAATTGTAAAAGATAACTCAATTTCATCTTATGAATAGTGCTATTAAAACGTATAATTTAACATCTTCCTAAAATTCGACTTATTATTATGGTGCTATATAATTTTGAGTTTGTGTGATAGTTGTGTATACCCGCGggaaagagaatttagactagagtaatattgttaaagtaaattatgtagactcgagagtaggccaaaggtatggcgccatcgctcgaaaagatggcaccatacctttggcctatcctccactagatggcgatactttttgacatttaacaaatttaacacatcaCTGAAAATATAAGGATAatagtcaaatggcgttctaaacgTGTTAATCATTTgcgtcgaaagatggcagtaaatgtactgactacataatttactttgacaatattcctctatttcaaattctctttgtccGCGGCAAGTGGCCGCGCCCTGTGGCCCGCGCGCCGGAGTCGGGGCGGCAGCTTGTCGCGGCCTGCCCGTGCCCGCTAGTGCTTTATCACGCTAACCACTAAATACTACTAAAGAACTAAATTGTGACTGTCACCATTATAGTCCTTGCGACAAATTTATCAACATATAGGCTAATGTAAATATAAGTGGTTGTTAAAATAATACCAAAACCAGATCGAGTGTATATATTTCAGGTGGTTTTTATGTAACTAATTAAGGTCTTATTGAATGTACGATTTTATTCCTATCTGTTATTTATATAAGCATATCACTTCCATGTGAAATGTTATCTATGTAGTAATCCGATAAATGTAACTCCCGCATTCGCGACAGGCAGTTTGTGTGCCTGAGTAAGCCCTAAGTAATCTCTACGACCAAGGGAGTCTACCAACACTTTTAGTGCCAAACTTATGCACTTCCATCCTAAAAGAGACCGCGTTTCGCGTTTTAGGCAGCGAAAGTGTTGACCGATGGAATCTTTATTTCTTAAACTCAGTGTTGTACAGAACGGGGCGTCCCCTGCTGCGATCTCATCAGGTGCCTGTTTCAAAACGAGTGAACGACTGTACTGAGAGTGACTGAATTAGTATTTGATCTGTTTAAACAATTCATTTGCGTCCTTACACGTTTAATCAGGCACCTTGTGTGGTTTGCACTGGTTAGTTATTATTGTTACATTTATACATATTCGTGATATcgattataaatatgtatgtgtagTATATTACTATATTAGTTTCTCTTTCGACAGTTTGAGCACTGTCATAGGATCTGGattgttgtcaaaattgttGCATCGCGTCTAAGAAACTTTAAAAAACGGgtaaaataaatgattgtaAAAAGATACTcattattaaaaacaaataggtacttagaGAACCATTGCGGCCCAGATACGAGTACGAGTAACCTCACAGAAAATTCGTAAGCGATTGACTGCAAATATCAAAGTTGGTTTATACCTGAGTTAAACACAGAGACACGATGAAACAATTCTGCAAAGTATCCGCCGATAATTATAAACATATAAAGTTCAGCGAGGCATCCTTGCTGTGCTTTCATGCTACAGTAGCAGAGTCTCGCTAGCCAGAGGCTTTCATGCTACAGTAGCAGTCTCGCTAGCCAGAGGCTTTGAGATACTTTGCTCAAAATGTTACGAAAGGAGACGCTCACGacgaaattagaaaaaaataaacaaatgagACTGATGAAAAAGTATTTTCTTTACAGAGATGTACATACAAAATACCCTACAAAAAGTTTTAATGTATATTGCAGCCCATAACCCATAACGCATTTTTTACTCGTTCTCATTTGACGGACAGTAATACATGTGCCAGCAttcattaatgtaatttaaaacATCAGTAAATAAAAGTTGCAGTGTATTTATTTGCAGAATTGTACCTAGGTAcgctaaaaatattaatattattttagtgAGAGACCGCGGCGCGCGGACAGTGTTATACTGGAGCTACGCGTAGCCGGTGTAGAAGGCGTCGCTGGCGGCGGGCTGGCCGACGCGGTACTCGGGCCGGCGCGGCTTGCTCTTCGCGGCCTTGCTGTGGACCGGCTTCACGAGCCCCCCCTGCACCTCGCTGTGCATCTCCGTCAAATGCTGGAAAACATTCATTGTTCAGATGTGGCGTGGCCGAAACTAGTAGGTAGCGAGGAAGAagataggaggcaaacgagctgACAAATCGCCCGATGGCTAGGTTAGGCCCAATTACTAGGTACATGTACGCCGTAGGTACTGAAAACTCTGAGCCATTTACTCTACAACAGTGTCTATGACAAACAATGCGAGTAAGTATTAGATCAGTTATAGCTTTCATATTCAGAATTAGGCAATgtattaccacagaataaataatagtactaggtacagaagactcactctctaacaaaacgcgtctgttacgatcaccacagatatggccgctaggtggcgacagcgccacgcgcggcttatggctttccccaaaattggtgtggaacggatgtacttttagctacttgtagcaaagcgatgaaatcgcggagtgagccacgcctggtattaCCAAGCTGGTGGGAGTGGGCAATTTCGTCAGCCTGTAGCTGGAGCTCTATTTACCAGTGCGATAACGATACTTATTCAGATACTTACCTATTTTGTTCTGATAAAGTCAATTTGTTACATTTTGTCCGTAGAGATCATTGACAAATATGTTATATttgactgcacgattggctcgaattcgtgtgcgtgacaccacagtactggccccattcttattgcccgtaaggtttagatatacatatgtatatggtatagatttttttagacTAGTTTCCTGTCCGTCTTCATTAGTACTTCCATATCCAACGTCACAGCAAAGTCCAccccttaaaggatgattttcaCGATAAAAACCATCCCTTGATCTCTCCCGGAACACAAACCGTCTCTATATCTAATTTAATCGATCCAGCGGTTTTGTGTGAAAAGGTAACAGTCAaacagttactttcgcatttataaaattttagtATGGATTTTGGAATATTTGTAATCTCAACccttatataggtaggtactaatacaaAATCAATGTGGTAATTGGGCtcatgtacctactcgtatggtAGAATGCGTTAATACGAGTAGTTTACCCGGATCTTGTCGGGGTAGTCGATGGGGTGGCGCGCGGGCAGCGGCCGGATCATCATCTTGGTGCGCGTGATCGGCAGGCTGGGGCCCTTGAACGAGATCCAGTAGATGGTGTGCGCGCGCCTCTCGTCGGAACTCACGTATAATCCATTTAGATTACTgtaaaaacgattttttttaattaaaagaaaatatttatgaTCGCtcatatatacataaatacattgTATTGTCATTGCACAGTCCAGCAATTTGAACAGAAATCGGCTCACTTGATTTACAATACAAGCTACCCAATCTTTCAGTACCATAACAATCATGTAATACCGTAGTTTCGGCGGGATGGTATTTTAGCCGTACCTTTTGTCGCATTCCTTATACCACCAGGCGCCACCATGCTCGACCGCGCACGATCCGTCCTTCCACTCGTCGTGGTCCATGTCCATAGCAGAAAACTTCTGACCGGCGTGGTACGATAGAGAATCACCTGTTATTGATAACCTGTCATTAGTGTGTGTTGTGATTACATGTGATTTACAAAACATGTTTATGAACAAACAACATAAACATGTTTGTTTGGTCTCGCTATTCAGGTATTGAAACGCAAAACAGATTAAAGCCTGCCTTTATTGATAATACCTTTACCTTACGCTGTACTCGGATCACTTTAAATCGCAGGGAAACATTGGTCATAGATTTATAACTAGGTATAAGGAATTGGTCCTCAGGGCGTTCAGACGCTttcatgatgtatttctgtcaAGGGTGCCAAccacatcaaaaattttttaagTTTGCGTTCAAAAATTAACTGCTATTTTTTACTCCACGATTCAAAGTTTGCCGCCGAACATACTTATATCAAGTAGGGAGTAGAATACTAACATTTAGAAAGGTACGTTCTGAATTGAAATGTTTTGTTCCGCGAGTTACGTACCAGCCGTCCCATAATACGTCCCCAGGGTACTTATCCTGTACCCCTCGTATTCCGGGCCGATAGTCAGCACGGAGTAGCCGGCGTAGGCTTCGTGGCCGTTCTGTGTCTCCAGCTCGACGCGCAGCTCGTACAGCTTCTGGTTGGTGAGGTAGTGCAGCTTTTCCAGCCCGAGCCAGAACTCGCCCGCGAGGTTACCAAACCCGTACTTGTAGTCGGACCAACTTTTGTAGAAATCTTGAGAACCGTCGAAACGGTTTTGAAATACCTGAGGAGTTAGCGAATGCGATGAAATGTTTATCTATGGCTTTTGTTTCTCAGTTCTGTATTTATAGTCCTTTCCACAACActtttattaattaggtacttatgatATGACCTATTAACATTCGACTACAGGACATACCTAGCTAGGTATACGTAGGTAATTAATTGTATAGTCCGAGGCGGGAACGgggtaaaatataaataggtacttttCTAGACGATCGgctatgtaagtacctaaataatttatCCTATTTAACTCGACCTGCACACCAAAAGACTGAGCTTAAATAAGCCCAAATGTTAAGCGCACGTGTCTAATCTCGCGCCTTACCGTCCAGCCACCGCCCGCGGTGGCGAGGTCGCACAGCACGTAGAAAGCCTCCATGCCCTCGGGGTGTATCTTAAAGATGCCGGACAAGTTGAAGCCCTGCATCTGGATCTCGTAACAGTCCAACGGATACCGCTCTGAGCGGTCGACGCGTAAAGACCTGCGTGCAACgtttaaatatataattcacAGGCAATTTTATGGACATCCCTAATCCCAACTGCAATGCGACGGAGGGGCCCACGCAGGTTCCCACTTTAGGTGTAGGGGATATGTACCCAAAACTTCTTTTTCTAGTTGTTAAAATCTGTCGGGCTATTCCACGGTGTTATTTACCTACCACggcttatacagggtgattcaggagacgtgagcaggactaacactgcgcatttcgtaaattataagcaactgtttcgtatcagtattagtgaggttaacgttaattttctagtcgtgttgaaaaaaaagttattaatttatttacaacatgcatggtcaccctaaaattaaaataataaacttccgatattctgtgtcaaattgaatgtcatcacggtctggttacttttgaaaactcgtatctcactcaagtatgacagtttattttcttcgtgatcaaaatgctgtcattactgttaaagaggttttatgttaataattaggtcttgttggtgaccatgattgtagagaattaaattaaaaagttaaaaaataggaaaaaatgtggttgtttcacctaaatacgacggtgatcgattaattatcagttactgagtgtgcaggattagtcctgctcacgtctcatgaatcaccatAGAAAATATCCATAATTCAGGAACAAGTATTAGtgttaaacacacaaataaatgactaCCGATTATGCTAGGAGGCCGCTTttaatacttataaataatttaaaataatcggCAAATAGTTAACTAACGCAGTGCTGCCAGTGACAGACAGGAACCTATATCtgtaacttttattttgtatccaATAATAAGGGCGAGAAGCCGATATGGCTATGGCCCTTATATTGTtggataaaaaattaaaatgtcgGATATAGGTTCCAGTCGGTGATGCCACTACATTACCACCAATAAATTGTGTAAGCAACCATATAAACTTACTTGCAATCACATTTTTTTGATTTATGCTCCTGTAAAGTCCGTCGGAATTCAGAGATAAGGCCTGAAGCGTCCATCGAGTCCGATCTGAAACCAAACAATCCTCTACATATAAaagtatttaagtaggtacatatataaaatGGGATACAGCCTTGttcttataaaataatgttGTCAATAGCAGGCATCGGTATTTACATTGTTCGACTACCTAAATAAGCATTTTACTCATAGGTGACTCGGCCAGTGTTTTGAATTCCATGTTACTGTCTACTTAGTCAATAAAtactagagatgggccgaatatttgGTGATTATTCGGTATTCGCAATATATTTCCATgcatatttttcaatattaGTATTCGGCGGAATAGTTCGGGTCGAACTATTTCgaaatatttacctaccaccCACCTTaatatgagatcactctgacccacgcttaatattattttttatctcccatttatcaacagatttgtagTACATAtaaactttatattttttttaaacataataagtgtagctttacgactatattttttgttttcgatTCTTGCTACACTTtacaaaaaaattggtaattataaaaaaatcaaaaatacgttttttagtccaTTCTacattattctttttttttttgttagaaagtgcattgtttttgttctaaaaatagattcctcatcatcaatttatccgaaaatgatatattacatgccctaataggtatagttttagagaaatgttgctccaagtgaagcgccgcaGCATCGAACTTCgccccctccccccactaactgagaggtggctctcgacggctcccggtctgtatctagggttgccagatggtcgggatttggcgggattttcccgttttttaccatgtgttcccgattcccgacaaagtgtaaacagtcccgaaaaacagcttcacgttttgaaacaataatttcaagctccgaactgtcgtcgagcgagcgagctgacgtagtgccaataatgtaaaatatcgttgtttttaatacaattactttaatttgaatgttttttttttcccgacttatgtcccaaaatcccgaaaaatttctATTGTTTCCCGATTGTACAAGTAAATTGCACATGCATCATATTGTTCATTTGCCCCATCAGcatttagttttatataaaagTTTCGTAATTAgtcaataagtacctattcattCAAAACATATTCACGTTCGCTATTCTATAAGTGTGCACACCTATCAAGTTATAATAAATCAAGTTTATCTCAAGAAATCGTCTTTCGTGTTCCAAATTACTATCAAGAAATTCATCAAGTAAATGTTAGAGTTAGCAAGGACTCTAACATTAATGGTCCTTCGAAATCCATCTTCTGTGCTCCTTTCGTTTGAGGTCAGTTCGACTCAGTTGGCTTCCCACAAGCGGGTTCCACCGACTGGGTTGAGAAGGCAGAACTAGCGGAGCGCGAAGAATATTGAACCAGCAAGTGAGCAAGCAGTCATCAAGGTATCAAGTAAGACAACAAGGTCAACTAAGCAACAAGGCAGTTAAACATACGCGAACAATCAAGAAAGCAAGAAAAGTGAACACGACTTATCAAGAGAGGTGATCAAGCAAGTCTACCACCATTCATTATCAAGTtctttttttattcatattacTAATTATCAAGAAATTGTAATATGGAGGATCTGTATCAAAATCAGGTTCAACTGCAAGCTGCAATCAAGCAAGTGAAAATCAACTTTAAAAAAGATAGCCAAGATCGTAAGACGGAAGATTACATTAAGAGGAAGCTATATTCTCTCGACTTACACTGGGAGGAGTTCAACAGCAATGACGAAAAGCTACGTGAGTTTGACAATCCTAATCACATCTACTTCTGCAACAAGCTTTATGATGATACATATGATAACTACATACAAACAAGAGAATTAATTCAAAAGTCAATCCCTTCAACGTCCACGCCCACGGAAATAGCCAAGCCCAACCCTCTCAACAAACTAAACCGACCCCAAGACAGCAATCTGGAGCAACCAACCCGACATTGCAAGCACCCGGAAGCGAGACAATTCAGCCCGAACCCACGTTTACCTCGCAAGGGAATAACAGCAAACTAGATGAAATGTTACGTAAGCAAAGTAGCAATTTCAAGGCGTTAGCTCGAACGCTGGCTAATATCAAGCTAGACAGCGTCGCAGAGAAATGGGAGCTTGAAGATATCATAAAATCTCTGGACTCTCGCTGGGCTGCCATCGATTCGCTGCACTGGGAAATAGATAGTGAACTCGGGGGAACGGATGAAGACTACGAAAATACCTTTACCAAATACGAAAACGAGCATGCAGCAATGAAGAAGCAAATTAACAGCAAGTTGTGGTCAACATCGCACAGAGAAAAGTCTACCCCACGCCTAGACATCCCCGTATTTCACGGTCACTATCAACAATGGGTTTCGTTTAAAGATTTATTCACCGAAGCTATCCACAGTAACCCATGATTAACTAACGCTCAAAAGATGCAATTTCTGAAGAGCAAAATCAAGGGCGAACCAGAAAGACTCATACAGCACTTACCCATCAGTTCAGAAAATTATACTACATGTTGGGAAATACTAAACCATCGATATAACAACAAGAAACTAATATTTACGACTCACATAAACAACGTCATAAGCCTTCCAGTGATGCAACAAGCTACGTCAAGCCACGTTAAACGACTCCATGACGTCACAATAGAAAGTTTAAACGGTATAAAAAACTTAGGAGTCAACATTGACACCTGGGATCCAATTTTAGTCCATTTATTACAACAGAAATTGGACACCGAAACTCACAACGAATATATGACGGCTCTAAAACAGCCCAGGGAGTTACCATCATTAAAGgaatttttgtcatttttggaGGGCAAATTTACAGCTATGGAGTCGTCACGGCGCAAGCAAGAAGCCGCTGTAAATCGAACAAGTTTGAATTCACCATCTACATCAAGTAATCAATACAAATCAAGCCGTTTCAATCAGTATTTTACAAGCAACAAGACTCCCGCCAGTAAGGCAGGCCTCGAATGCCGCCGCAAGTGCCCAGTTTGCCAGCAAGATCATGGAATATATTTTTGTACTGAGTTTAAAAACATGGCTCCAGGACttaaacgaaaaacaattacaaAACTTAATCTATGTAGTAATTGTTTATACAATCATAACGGCAAACCGTGCCATTCTACTAAACGGTGTCAAGAATGCAACGGGTATCATAATACACTTTTGCACGAGACATTTCACAATCAAAATGCAGCGTCGCTAAATACGGTCGGAAATCAAAGTCGACAACAAGGATTTGGGACTCACGTGGCACAACAACGTGAAGATGACTATGAAGACCCAAATATCCTTTTAGCCACAGCTATGATCAAGATCCTGGGAAATGATGGAGTACCCCGTACGATGCGCGCCTTAATAGATCCGGGGGCCCAGATGTGTTTGATTTCTGAAAACACCGCTCAACAACTAGGGTTGCCACGACAGCAAGGAAAGGGTGTGATCACAGGAGTGGGCCTTACGGATAGCACATGTAAAGGCATGCTGTATGTGACCTGTTTATCATCAGATGAAAAATATTCCTTCAACACTGAGGCCTTTATTATGAAGGATGTAACAAGAAAATTACCCAATTTCACCTTTCTCAAACCAAGATGGGATATTTTGGATACGTTACCTCTGGCGGACTCCAATTATAATATCAACAACACAATCGATATATTATTGGGTGCTGAAATTTACGCAACTATTTTAAAGCATGGAATGTACAAGCATGAAAATTCATCCCTTGTCGTACAAGAGACTCACTTAGGATGGATTGTTTGCGGGAGAGTACCGCAAAGATTCCAATGCAATTTGGTGTTAAATAACATCGAAGACATCCAGAAATTCTGGGAAATCGAAGATATACCAACACAAACACTCGACACCGACGAAGAAGATGAGTGTGTCAAATACTACAAGGAAACAACGACAAGGTTGGCAGACGGAAGATATCAAGTACGGATTCCTCTGAAAAAAGATGGTCTACAAAAACTAGGCCACTCAAAAAGTAAAGCTGTGGCGCAATTCCGGCAATTGGAATATAAATTCAACAACAATAAACATATTGCGCA
Above is a window of Cydia splendana chromosome Z, ilCydSple1.2, whole genome shotgun sequence DNA encoding:
- the LOC134804543 gene encoding LOW QUALITY PROTEIN: ficolin-1-like (The sequence of the model RefSeq protein was modified relative to this genomic sequence to represent the inferred CDS: substituted 3 bases at 3 genomic stop codons), producing MTSHQIIMTSAILHFTCLFITLVDSSGKESDVKPLKASSNDALWKEYEHELNDAMMFSKRRENMTRQADTETVIEKILDTISSSEKYLKKVDSIDYKLNRLDIEVHDKTNDILKYLGEIMKSIRGQGSVFKAGSMMDHLTAEVGVVKKLLMLQGAPRSGGPSGXLXPPNXPKRSEGLLGRPDSQLEERLSQLDGLLRSATAGIDTIMATIAEVKNRPYSSKEHKSDSMDASGLISEFRRTLQEHKSKKCDCKSLRVDRSERYPLDCYEIQMQGFNLSGIFKIHPEGMEAFYVLCDLATAGGGWTVFQNRFDGSQDFYKSWSDYKYGFGNLAGEFWLGLEKLHYLTNQKLYELRVELETQNGHEAYAGYSVLTIGPEYEGYRISTLGTYYGTAGDSLSYHAGQKFSAMDMDHDEWKDGSCAVEHGGAWWYKECDKSNLNGLYVSSDERRAHTIYWISFKGPSLPITRTKMMIRPLPARHPIDYPDKIRHLTEMHSEVQGGLVKPVHSKAAKSKPRRPEYRVGQPAASDAFYTGYA